The genomic region GGAGTCCACCTCGGGCACCAGGAAGGTCTCCACGCCCCAGCTCAGCGACAGCTGGCTGCGCACCTCGGCCTCCGGGGTGAAGGCCAGCAGCGGCAGCGTGGTGTGCAGGCGGGACAGCCGCCGCACCGTGTCACCGGACTGGGTGAAGGCGACCAGGGCCTTGGCGTTGAGGCGCTCGCCGATGTCGCGGGCGGCGTAGGAGATCACGCCGCGCTTGGTCCTGGGCACGTGCGTCAGCGGCGGAACCGTGTCCGTGGTGGTCTCGGTCTCCACGTACCGGACGATCCGCGCCATGGTCTGCACGGTCTCGATCGGGTAGCGGCCGACGCTGGTCTCGCCGGAGAGCATGACCGCGTCCGCGCCGTCGAGCACCGCGTTGGCCACGTCGGAGGCCTCCGCCCTGGTGGGGCGGGAGTTCTGGATCATCGAGTCGAGCATCTGGGTGGCCACGATGACCGGCTTGGCGTTCTCGCGCGCGATCTGCACCGCCCGCTTCTGCACCACCGGCACGTGCTCCAGCGGCAACTCCACGCCCAGGTCGCCGCGGGCCACCATGATGCCGTCGAAGGCCAGCACGACGGCTTCGAGGTTGTCGACCGCCTCCGGCTTCTCCAGCTTGGCGATCACCGGCAGTCGGCCGTTGCCGACCCGGTCCATCACCTGGTGCACCAGGTCGATGTCGGCGGGCGAGCGCACGAAGGACAGGGCGATGAAGTCCACGCGCAGGCTGAGCGCGAACTCCAGGTCCTCGATGTCCTTCTCGCTCAGCGCGGGCACGGAGACGTCCATGCCGGGCAGGGAGATGCCCTTGTTGTCACTGACCGTGCCGCCCTCGGTCACGTCGCAGACCACGTCCTGGCCCTCGACGCCGACCACGATCAGCCCGACCTTGCCGTCGTCGACCAGCATGCGGTCGCCCGGCTTGGCGTCCTCGGCCAGCCCCTTGTAGGTGGTGGAGACGCGGTCGTGGGTGCCCGCGATGTCCTCGACCGTGATGCGCACCCGGTCACCGGTGCGCCATTCGACCGGCCCGTTGGCGAAACGCCCGAGCCTGATCTTGGGTCCCTGCAGGTCGGCCATGATGCCGACCGCCTTGCCGGCCTCGTCACTGGCCTGGCGCACGATGTCGTAGATCTGCTTGTGGTCGGCATGGGTGCCGTGACTGAAGTTCAGCCGGGCGACGTCCATGCCAGCGGCAACCAGGTCGCGCACCTTCTCAGGGGTCCCCGTAGCGGGCCCCATCGTACAGACGATCTTCGCTCGTCGGCTCACGGTCTAGGAGCTTAGCTCGCGGCTGCATCGATCACGGTACCGATACGGGAACTTGTCCCCCTTGTTCCGGCAAGATGAAGAACTGTGCGTCAAGCGAACGTTCGGGTGTTCCCTTTTGTCGCCGCCTCGCTACTGAGCGTTGTGGTTCTGTTCACTCCCGCGTCAGGTGTGCCATCGGCGCCGCCGGGCACGGACAAGGTGATCCACTTCAGCCTGTTCGCGCTACTGGCGGTGACCGGGCTGCTCGCCAGGTTCCCACCGCGGCCGCTGGTCTTCGGACTCATCGGCTGGGCCGGGCTCTCCGAGTGGCTCCAGGCGGTGCTGCCGATCGGCCGGACCGGCGGTGTGCCGGACGCGGTCGCCGACCTGCTCGGGGTCGCGGTGGCCGTGACGCTGTGGTTCTGGGTGCGGCGGCTGCGGAGTTCCCGGCGCCGTTCGGGTTCAGCCGATCGAGGGAATGTTTCGGGCGAGTGAACTCCGCGCCGGGCGGCACCGGGTTCGTTGGCCGGGAGCCGATCACCGCCTAGGTTCTGAAGGATGCGTCTGTCGCCCCGCGAGCAGGAGAAGCTGCTCGTCCACGTGGCCGCCGACCTGGCGGCCCGGCGCCGCGCCAGAGGGCTGCGGCTCAACCACCCCGAGGCGGTCGCCCTGCTCAGCTCGCACGTCCTGGAGGGCGCGCGGGACGGCCGCACGGTCGCCGAGCTGATGGAGTCCGGCCGTTCCGTGCTGACCAGGGCGGACGTGCTGGAGGGGGTGCCGGAGATGCTGCACTCGGTGCAGGTCGAGGCGACCTTCCCGGACGGCACCAAGCTGGTCACCATCCACGAGCCGATCCCGTGATCCCCGGCGAGGTCTTCCCGGCACCGGGCCGGATCGAGCTGAACGAGGGCGCGCCCCGGCTGCGGCTGCGGGTGGCCAACACCGGCGACCGGCCGGCCCAGGTCGGCTCGCACTACCACTTCGCCGAGGTCAACTCCGCGCTGGAGTTCGACCGGGCCGCCGCGCAGGGTCACCGGCTGGACATCCCGGCGGGCACCTCGGTGCGGTTCGAGCCGGGCGTGGTGCGCGAGGTGGACCTGGTGCCGCTGGCCGGTCGGCGCGTGGTGCCCGGCCTGAGCCTGAGGAGGCCGGAGTGAGCTCGATGGACCGGGCCGGGTACGCGGCCAGGTACGGCCCGACCGTGGGCGACCGGGTGCGGCTGGCCGACACCAACCTGCTGATCGAGGTGACCGAGGACCGCTGCGGCGGACCGGGCCGGGCGGGTGAGGAGGTGGTCTTCGGCGGCGGCAAGGTGATCCGCGAGTCGATGGGCCAGTCCGCGGCCACCCGCGCCGAGGGCGCGCCGGACCTGGTGATCACCGGCGCGGTGGTGCTGGACCACTGGGGCGTCATCAAGGCCGACGTCGGGGTGCGGGACGGGCGGATCGTCGCGCTGGGCAAGGCGGGCAACCCGGACACCATGGACGGGGTGCACCCGCAGCTGGTGATCGGTCCGTCGACAGAAGTGCTGGCGGGCAACGGAATGATCCTGACCGCGGGCGCGGTGGACGCGCACGTGCACCTGATCTGCCCGCAGCAGCTGCCCGAGGCGCTGGCCGCGGGAGTCACCACCATCGTCGGCGGCGGCACCGGCCCGGCCGACGGGACCAGGGCCACCACGGTCACCCCCGGGGCCTGGCACCTGGAACGGATGCTGGTCGCGCTGGACGGCTATCCGGTCAACGTGGCCTTGCTGGGCAAGGGGAACACGGTCCGGGCGGAGGCGCTGTGGGAGCAGCTGCGCGCCGGGGCCAGCGGGTTCAAGCTGCACGAGGACTGGGGCACCACGCCCGCGGCCATCGACGCCTGCCTGCGGGTGTGTGAGGAGTCCGGGGTGCAGGTGGCCATCC from Crossiella sp. CA-258035 harbors:
- the pyk gene encoding pyruvate kinase yields the protein MSRRAKIVCTMGPATGTPEKVRDLVAAGMDVARLNFSHGTHADHKQIYDIVRQASDEAGKAVGIMADLQGPKIRLGRFANGPVEWRTGDRVRITVEDIAGTHDRVSTTYKGLAEDAKPGDRMLVDDGKVGLIVVGVEGQDVVCDVTEGGTVSDNKGISLPGMDVSVPALSEKDIEDLEFALSLRVDFIALSFVRSPADIDLVHQVMDRVGNGRLPVIAKLEKPEAVDNLEAVVLAFDGIMVARGDLGVELPLEHVPVVQKRAVQIARENAKPVIVATQMLDSMIQNSRPTRAEASDVANAVLDGADAVMLSGETSVGRYPIETVQTMARIVRYVETETTTDTVPPLTHVPRTKRGVISYAARDIGERLNAKALVAFTQSGDTVRRLSRLHTTLPLLAFTPEAEVRSQLSLSWGVETFLVPEVDSTDAMVRQCDQAMLSIGRYQEGDLVVIVAGSPPGTVGSTNLIRVHRLGEEDHA
- a CDS encoding VanZ family protein, yielding MPSAPPGTDKVIHFSLFALLAVTGLLARFPPRPLVFGLIGWAGLSEWLQAVLPIGRTGGVPDAVADLLGVAVAVTLWFWVRRLRSSRRRSGSADRGNVSGE
- a CDS encoding urease subunit gamma is translated as MRLSPREQEKLLVHVAADLAARRRARGLRLNHPEAVALLSSHVLEGARDGRTVAELMESGRSVLTRADVLEGVPEMLHSVQVEATFPDGTKLVTIHEPIP
- a CDS encoding urease subunit beta yields the protein MIPGEVFPAPGRIELNEGAPRLRLRVANTGDRPAQVGSHYHFAEVNSALEFDRAAAQGHRLDIPAGTSVRFEPGVVREVDLVPLAGRRVVPGLSLRRPE